One Plasmodium vinckei vinckei genome assembly, chromosome: PVVCY_09 genomic region harbors:
- a CDS encoding DNA repair protein RAD51, putative: protein MPAMKSANAKEDTVSQTCDNSTIEDADEHLYSGPLKIEQLLAKGFVKRDLELLKEGGLQTVECVAYAPMRTLCSIKGISEQKAEKLKKACKELCNSGFCNAIDYHDARQNLIKFTTGSKQLDALLKGGIETGGITELFGEFRTGKSQLCHTLAITCQLPIEQSGGEGKCLWIDTEGTFRPERIVAIAKRYGLHPTDCLNNIAYAKAYNCDHQTELLIDASAMMADTRFALLIVDSATALYRSEYTGRGELANRQSHLCRFLRGLQRIADIYGVAVIITNQVVAKVDAMSMFGGHEKLPIGGNIIAHASQTRLYLRKGRGESRICKIYDSPVLPEGEAVFAITEGGIADYEEK, encoded by the coding sequence atgCCTGCAATGAAATCAGCTAATGCAAAAGAAGATACAGTTTCACAAACATGTGATAATAGTACTATAGAAGACGCCGATGAGCATTTATATTCAGGACCATTGAAAATAGAACAATTACTTGCAAAAGGATTTGTTAAAAGAGATTTAGAATTACTTAAAGAAGGTGGTTTGCAAACAGTCGAATGTGTAGCATATGCCCCTATGCGTACATTATGTTCCATTAAAGGTATAAGTGAACAAAAGgcagaaaaattaaaaaaggcATGCAAAGAATTATGTAATTCTGGTTTTTGCAATGCAATCGACTACCACGATGCTCGACAAAACTTAATAAAGTTTACAACTGGATCAAAACAGTTAGATGCTTTACTAAAAGGAGGGATCGAAACCGGTGGAATTACTGAATTATTTGGAGAATTTCGTACTGGAAAAAGTCAACTTTGCCATACATTGGCTATAACATGCCAATTACCGATTGAGCAATCTGGAGGTGAGGGTAAATGTTTATGGATTGATACAGAAGGAACATTTCGACCTGAACGTATTGTCGCTATAGCTAAAAGATATGGTTTGCATCCAACGGattgtttaaataatatagcaTATGCTAAAGCATATAATTGTGATCACCAAACAGAATTATTAATAGATGCAAGTGCAATGATGGCAGATACAAGATTTGCTTTGCTAATAGTAGATTCAGCAACTGCTTTATACAGATCAGAATATACAGGAAGAGGAGAACTTGCTAATAGACAATCACATTTATGCCGATTTTTAAGAGGATTACAACGAATAGCTGATATATATGGAGTTGCAGTAATAATAACTAATCAAGTTGTTGCAAAAGTTGATGCCATGAGTATGTTTGGAGGGCATGAAAAACTTCCAATTGGTGGAAATATAATTGCACACGCAAGTCAGACAAGATTATATTTAAGAAAAGGTCGAGGTGAAAGTCGAATTTGCAAAATTTATGATTCTCCAGTGTTACCTGAAGGGGAAGCTGTATTTGCTATAACTGAAGGTGGAATAGCAGAttatgaagaaaaataa
- a CDS encoding prefoldin, putative has translation MNLYDALGNAAINEETKEDFQKIILKSESFIDDVLHEHLKERQKKRDEILQDIFDMEILVANLKLLIDMKDQKEVETLTQLGCDSYVYADILDKNKIFIQIGYEFYLEMTLENAISFLKKKISLYEEKLTYWNKEIAKIKAHIQILMRAISNLA, from the exons atgaatttatatGACGCTTTAGGAAATGCAGCTATAAATGAGGAAACTAAAGAagattttcaaaaaataattctgaAAAGTGAAAGTTTTATTGATGATGTTTTACATGAACACCTTAAAGAACGACAGAAAAAGAGGGATGAAATATTGCAAGACATTTTTGATAT GGAAATTTTAGTGGCAAATCTGAAATTACTCATTGACATGAAAGACCAAAAAGAGGTCGAGACACTCACACAGCTAGGATGTGATAGTTACGTATATGCAGACAT aCTCGACAAAAATAAGATTTTTATCCAGATAGGCTACGAATTTTACTTAGAAATGACTCTTGAAAATGCCATATCTTtcttaaaaaagaaaataagtCTTTATGAAGA aaaattaACATATTGGAATAAGGAAATAGCTAAGATTAAGGCCCACATACAAATa TTAATGAGGGCAATTTCAAATTTGGCATAA
- a CDS encoding pescadillo homolog, putative: MHIHKLKAKIKKKKQEKYLTKRKIQKKLFLSESEFRRLCIFKGIYPKDYKDIPLKLRNKFYKNKVYYTKSDYKKLSNEKIIQDFRKIKTGLKRYKKYKLSLEDNERCKSIIKNFPKYKLDHIIKERFPILVYAVEQLNDALTTIIAYSYLPSNENIGIKNNLINQCIILRNHFHYYTYKTNKIKKGFISVKGYYLQAEILQKKITWLIPHIFTPYFDKSIDFKIITNFIEYYVTLLRFVLYKLYRLDGLSYPPKEYTDLKNEKLNHLAFDKNFITKEIADELESTEQNTLEESETKTGNDEIAEVEKNNQENDEKKKKIETKPIEHDIINNDNTKSVKDLFKDHIFYIHSNMPFDVLSIIILSCGGTICWNSLYSPYKYEDESITHEILEVSGENMETQNSNKTNNINEYTYKRSFIQPQYIFDCLNTNKILSCEDYNINKTLPVHLSPFIDDDNYKDLVKKEEYTINKMLSEDPQYNKSISKNKTNSQNQYNNYNDNEIEMSEDEYNNAIRQKLRNDALNNQMEAENENNYNPQNSIKQENDLLNVKKINNQENIKRNKLALSKKKRKLYNKIEQAENRQKLTIEKFLKKNKNKKSSK, from the coding sequence ATGCATATTCATAAATTGAAAGCtaagataaaaaagaaaaaacagGAAAAATACCTgacaaaaagaaaaatacaaaaaaaactatttttaagCGAATCGGAATTTCGAAGACTTTGTATATTCAAAGGTATATATCCAAAAGATTATAAAGATATACCattaaaattaagaaataaattttataaaaataaagtatattatacaaaaagtgattataaaaaattaagtaatgaaaaaattatacaagactttcgaaaaataaaaacaggtttgaaaagatataaaaaatataaactatCATTAGAAGATAATGAAAGATGTAAaagtattattaaaaattttccaaaatataaattagatcatataattaaagaaaGATTTCCTATATTAGTATATGCAGTTGAACAATTAAATGACGCATTAACTACAATAATTgcttattcatatttaccatcaaatgaaaatataggaattaaaaataatttaattaatcaatgtataatattaagaaatcattttcattattatacttataaaacaaataaaattaaaaaaggttTTATAAGTGTAAAAggatattatttacaagcagaaattttacaaaaaaaaattacttGGCTCATACCTCATATATTTACTccatattttgataaatctattgattttaaaattataacaaattttatagaaTATTATGTTACTCTCCTTAGATTTGTTCTTTATAAATTGTACAGACTAGATGGCTTGTCTTATCCTCCCAAAGAATATACAGAccttaaaaatgaaaagctAAACCACTTGgcttttgataaaaattttattacaaaagAAATTGCCGACGAGCTAGAATCTACAGAACAAAATACCCTCGAAGAAAGTGAAACAAAAACAGGAAATGATGAGATAGCAGaggttgaaaaaaataaccaagaaaatgatgaaaaaaaaaaaaaaatagaaacaAAACCAATAGAGCATGATATcattaataatgataatactAAAAGCGTGAAAGATCTTTTTAAagatcatattttttatatacatagtAATATGCCTTTTGATGTTTTgtcaattattattttgtcatGTGGTGGTACTATATGTTGGAACTCTTTATATTCtccatataaatatgaagatGAAAGTATAACACATGAAATATTAGAAGTTAGTGGAGAAAATATGGAAACACAAAATTCgaataaaacaaacaatataaatgaatatacatataaacgAAGTTTTATACAAccacaatatatatttgattgCTTAAACACAAACAAGATATTATCTTGTGAagattataatattaacaaaacaTTACCTGTACATTTATCACCTTTTATTGATgatgataattataaagatttagtaaaaaaagaagagtatactataaacaaaatgctAAGTGAAGACCCACAATATAACAAGagtatttcaaaaaataaaacaaactCACAAAATCAAtacaataattataatgacAATGAAATTGAAATGTCAGAagatgaatataataatgctaTTCGACAAAAATTGCGAAATGATGcattaaataatcaaatGGAGGCAGAAAacgaaaataattataatcctcaaaatagtataaaacaagaaaatgatttattaaatgtaaaaaaaataaataatcaaGAAAACATAAAACGAAATAAACTTGCTTTGAGCAAAAAGAagagaaaattatataacaaaattgaACAAGCAGAAAACAGACAAAAATTAACTAtagaaaaatttttaaaaaaaaacaaaaataagaaatCATCAAAGTAA
- a CDS encoding transcription factor with AP2 domain(s), putative → MFSLRSSSNTNKKIIQADEKEKSENANYEKTTYTEESLSKIDNYVKYSDQQNNNYPISRTTTPHLINIESIETVNGRSFNNIAKAVTLSNDDDNFKQITESDECNNEEYTNKDITKALNKKYDSIDDSASFESVKIEAHENRNNNENKENFNNDDNDDKYYLNIKKNLENDQLKEGTEEDDENGSIYDADEKNIYMKSQINKKSHFNENMNNNKNINNPLGSGKIINDMINNTGNNINTSENSDNSDIHNNESINNNSNDNIYEHDDRMVYLKKLRYEDNSKDNFDEKFGFQEKESGNSMGNDEIYNLNNDDNENNIKLKEYLLKGIMSKKTNAENGSINHNKALALMDNILNIKNNDNNDSGLNFPLRKSYNDDRKDLIDKYTYSMMGYNNIPYNDINNRNGNVNNKIHCNSNHRDHNNCDHHRCFINNISMKESINKNEYIKKVKVICLSYLRILKRLVTAWSETNKSFEYHFINILNNVEPNNLEIYLCCFSNIKICSIKSIFMYSIIECIEELEIIKHFKMLQNKEDASSDKNNTTNNASSTTNAVHDKSELHKRIMEEVEKNLTKEIVDEMHELALKNPYFSKSYYLNSQNNAEEKASTILSLYNSGYKTNIHGYNDITQGFDDFKRGKDLLHCNHSGDNNYGGVRNSCGCNHDNLNNYGCGESLPINYASNILYNYLNNNNGNNKNGLSNNHHHHNRNGHSSLSNSNNNYNSSYNVSNCKTKKNNYSNQNILNKLNVSIDYNSYNDYNNNYIQEAEKIVEKYKNFNKMNSKDSDNMYNAPSYLNGAADLNNHGNNNANAIKHFKMLLSEYANACKNEKIHPKGMDINPVDLNLLKSFYSRLNPSGSLEERDHHHDKSNEDIDLKDIKGYYENKHKMEHDRNIDLNKYTDVSRFAEDGNYNERDNYGKFDKDQGDTNGNESNYGFLSNIIQNMLFKKRKQDVLYPSSKGNNGNNDNNSYNDLNYLLRNSNVLKKFKLNMMDNKKDSGYNKNGNGDNNGNDYLRKKDMNDNNNGGHGYNSRKNSSYKNTAKSFKDLLNLSQESLNKKGNNDLSGFKNGFEYINSNTLYDFIMSTNNSNNLLENSLQHGNIINNINSNNGNNSNNLNGMGYGYNYNSRKNNSYDYNTDYNSRISGDGSELSLSNNDNNDLIMSIGGGRSENINEGEHVSGYKTRRLDMNKNASSGNNYGNNNGSYNNKGGKNLKQSSTIVSSVNSANYANGKLKYEMPAGVNPNDDKVKGVYFSKSPRGVGKWNAYFQIANNKRLFTSFSVSKYGYNEARKLSILKRTEWENEYKHQTDLKNADAKKGKKKSNIISNNLSKNNGKNMGSKGGNNSNSDDSICYTKDGKLKDDGLVYSNDDEDDENTGLMNSKLSNAIGKGLIGDNEKKMSKLSHMDINGKGNNGGDNMLDRDSYLRGDNDNINFFIDNDKNDDAFNTIDLIRSSLSVENNGNNNSNPSKNSINYPSNSLIMNSYNNNIMDGKQSLNTSRILSNSLGFSNKYAGNL, encoded by the exons atgttttcatTAAGGTCTAGCTCGAATaccaataaaaaaataatccaAGCGGATGAGAAGGAAAAGAGCGAAAATGCAAATTATGAGAAAACCACATATACTGAGGAATCTTTAAGTAAAATTgataattatgtaaaatattctGACCAACAGAATAATAACTATCCAATTAGTAGAACAACAACCCCACACCTTATTAATATTGAGAGTATAGAAACGGTTAATGGCAGatcatttaataatattgcaAAGGCAGTTACACTTTCAAATGATGATGACaattttaaacaaataacTGAAAGTGATGAATGTAATAATGAagaatatacaaataaagaCATCACAAAAGcgttaaataaaaaatatgatagcATTGATGATAGTGCTAGTTTTGAATCAGTAAAAATAGAAGCCCATGAAAATAGGAACaacaatgaaaataaagaaaatttcAATAACGATgataatgatgataaatattatttaaatattaaaaaaaatcttGAGAATGATCAATTAAAAGAAGGAACAGAAGAGGATGACGAAAATGGGTCTATATATGACGCtgacgaaaaaaatatatatatgaaatcaCAAATTAATAAGAAATCacattttaatgaaaatatgaataataataaaaacattaacAATCCATTGGGAAGTGGAAAAATCATTAATGATATGATTAATAACACtggaaataatattaacacTAGCGAAAATAGTGACAATAGTGATATTCATAATAACGAaagtattaataataatagtaatgataatatttatgaacaCGACGATAGAATggtttatttaaaaaaattacgtTATGAAGACAATTCTAAAGACAATTTTGATGAAAAATTTGGATTTCAAGAAAAAGAATCTGGAAATAGTATGGGTAATGATGAAATATACAActtaaataatgatgacaatgaaaataatataaaattaaaggaatatttattaaaaggaATAATgtcaaaaaaaacaaatgcaGAAAACGGATCAATAAATCACAATAAAGCACTTGCATTAATGGATAACAtattgaatataaaaaataatgacaaTAATGATAGTGGATTAAATTTTCCATTAAGGAAATCATATAATGATGATAGAAAGGATTTAAtagataaatatacatattcaATGATgggatataataatataccaTATAATGATATCAATAATCGCAATGGAAAtgtgaataataaaattcatTGCAATAGCAACCATCGAGATCATAATAATTGCGATCATCATCGATGtttcattaataatattagtaTGAAAGaatcaataaataaaaatgaatacataaaaaaagttaaagtAATATGCTTAAGCTACTTGAGAATTTTAAAAAGATTAGTTACAGCTTGGAGTGAAACTAATAAATCATTTGaatatcattttattaatatattaaacaaTGTTGAGCCTAATAATTTAGAAATCTATTTATGTTGTTTTTCTAacattaaaatatgttctataaaaagtatatttatgtattctATAATAGAATGTATTGAAGAattggaaataataaagcattttaaaatgttacAAAATAAGGAAGATGCATCATCAGATAAGAATAATACCACTAATAATGCTAGTAGTACTACAAATGCAGTACATGATAAGAGTGAATTACATAAACGAATCATGGAAgaagttgaaaaaaatttaacaaaAGAAATTGTTGATGAAATGCATGAATTAGCATTAAAGAACCCATATTTTAGTAAATCCTACTATTTGAATAGTCAAAATAATGCAGAAGAAAAAGCATCTACTATTTTATCTCTATACAACAGTGGATATAAAACTAATATACATGGTTATAATGATATTACTCAAGGATTTGATGATTTTAAAAGAGGAAAAGACTTATTACATTGTAATCATAGTGGCGATAATAATTATGGTGGTGTTAGAAATAGTTGTGGATGTAATCATGACAATTTGAATAACTATGGTTGTGGTGAATCTTTACCAATAAATTATGCTAgcaacattttatataattatttaaacaataataatggaaataataaaaatggattaTCTAATAATCATCATCATCATAACAGAAATGGGCATTCGAGCTTAAGcaattcaaataataattacaatTCATCCTATAATGTTTCAAAttgtaaaacaaaaaaaaataattattcaaatcaaaatattttaaacaaattaaatgtTAGTATCGATTATAATTCTTATaatgattataataataactatATACAAGAAGCTGAAAAAATagttgaaaaatataaaaattttaacaaGATGAATTCAAAAGATAGtgataatatgtataatgcACCCAGTTATTTAAATGGTGCAGCTGATCTAAATAATCatggtaataataatgcaaatgccattaaacattttaaaatgcTTTTATCTGAGTATGCAAATGCGTGCAAAAATGAGAAGATACACCCCAAAGGAATGGATATAAACCCAGTTGACCTAAATCTTTTAAAGTCTTTCTACTCCCGATTAAACCCGTCTGGTAGTTTAGAG GAAAGGGATCATCATCATGATAAATCAAACGAAGACATCGATctaaaagatataaaaggatattatgaaaataaacataaaatggAACATGATAGAAACATTGatttaaacaaatatacGGACGTTTCTCGATTTGCTGAAGATGGTAATTATAACGAAAGAGATAATTATGGAAAATTTGATAAAGATCAAGGTGATACAAATGGAAATGAAAGTAATTATGGCTTTTTATCAAAcattattcaaaatatgttatttaaaaaaagaaagcaAGATGTTTTATATCCATCATCTAAGGGAAATAATGGAaacaatgataataattcttACAATGATTTGAACTACTTATTACGTAATAGCAATGTTTTAaagaaatttaaattaaatatgatggacaataaaaaagatagtggatataacaaaaatggAAATGGCGATAATAATGGTAATGACTATTTAAGGAAAAAAGATAtgaatgataataataatggtgGTCATGGTTATAATTCTCGAAAAAATAGTTCATACAAAAATACTGCGAAAAGTTTTAaagatttattaaatttatcacAAGAaagtttaaataaaaaaggaaataatgATCTATCTGGATTTAAAAATGgttttgaatatataaactcAAATActttatatgattttattATGAGCACAAATAATTCGAATAATCTTCTTGAGAATTCATTACAACATggtaatattataaataatattaacagtaataatggaaataactcgaataatttaaatggtATGGGATATggatataattataattctagaaaaaataacagTTATGATTATAATACTGACTACAATTCGAGAATAAGTGGTGATGGATCTGAATTATCTTTAAGTAATAACGATAACAATGATCTTATTATGAGTATAGGTGGTGGTAGAtcagaaaatattaatgaaggGGAACATGTAAGTGGCTATAAAACTAGAAGGTTagatatgaataaaaatgcatCTTCGGGTAATAATTATGGCAATAATAATGGaagttataataataaaggtggaaaaaatttaaaacaatCATCAACTATAGTTTCTTCTGTAAATAGTGCAAATTATGCAAAcggaaaattaaaatatgaaatgcCAGCAGGTGTAAATCCAAACGATGATAAAGTTAAAGgagtatatttttcaaaatctCCAAGAGGTGTAGGTAAATGGAATGCTTACTTTCAAATAGCTAACAATAAAAGATTATTTACAAGTTTTAGTGTAAGCAAATATGGTTATAATGAGGCAAGAAAATTAtctatattaaaaagaacTGAATGggaaaatgaatataaacatCAAactgatttaaaaaatgcagATGctaaaaaagggaaaaaaaaaagtaatataatttcaaataatttatcaaaaaataatggaaaaaatatgggtAGTAAAGGAggaaataattcaaatagTGATGACTCTATTTGTTATACTAAAGatggaaaattaaaagatgaTGGTTTAGTATATTCAAATGATGATGaagatgatgaaaatacaGGTTTAATGAATAGCAAATTATCTAATGCTATAGGTAAAGGATTAATAGGTGataacgaaaaaaaaatgagtaAATTAAGTCATATGGATATTAATGGCAAAGGAAATAACGGAGGTGATAATATGTTAGATAGAGATAGTTATTTAAGAGGagataatgataatataaatttttttattgacaacgataaaaatgatgatgcTTTTAATACAATTGATTTAATACGATCAAGTTTAAGTGtagaaaataatggaaataataatagtaatccATCAAAAAATTCGATAAACTATCCTTCTAACTCATTAATTATGAATTcttataataacaatattatGGATGGCAAGCAATCATTAAATACTTCTAGGATTTTATCAAACTCATTAGGATTCTCAAATAAGTATGCTggaaatttataa